The Teredinibacter sp. KSP-S5-2 genome includes a window with the following:
- a CDS encoding transporter substrate-binding domain-containing protein, with protein sequence MRKIRLGKLMHRLLFVSSMCGFSINVSADDLVCGIANGFPPYQYQSLGVVSGFDADVLRLVVSRTNKNLKFAPGKWDDVINYLRIGKVDCISGMEINELRKKYFDFTTEYYHRYDVVFVRADDDSIKTIDDLYGKKITGDRHSFVENYWKNKGIKEHIRIKQTGTKEQAMELLYQKDTVAAIMPKAVGLYLAKQLGFSVKVLENPDPGSPVAIAVKKGNASLLQSLDSSLRALIEEGEIERLYLQWF encoded by the coding sequence ATGAGGAAGATCAGACTTGGCAAGCTTATGCATAGATTGTTGTTCGTCAGCAGTATGTGTGGGTTTTCCATAAATGTCTCTGCTGATGACCTGGTATGTGGAATTGCTAATGGTTTCCCTCCTTATCAATATCAAAGTCTCGGCGTTGTTAGTGGTTTTGATGCAGATGTTCTTCGGCTTGTCGTTAGCCGAACCAATAAAAACTTAAAATTTGCTCCAGGCAAATGGGATGATGTAATTAACTACCTGAGAATTGGCAAAGTTGACTGCATTTCGGGAATGGAGATAAATGAACTACGCAAAAAGTATTTTGATTTCACGACAGAATACTATCATCGTTATGATGTGGTGTTTGTTCGAGCCGACGATGACAGCATAAAAACGATTGATGATTTATATGGTAAAAAAATTACCGGTGATCGACATTCCTTTGTCGAAAACTACTGGAAGAATAAAGGCATCAAAGAACATATTCGAATTAAGCAAACGGGAACTAAAGAGCAAGCGATGGAATTGCTTTATCAAAAAGATACTGTTGCGGCGATTATGCCTAAGGCGGTGGGCTTATACTTAGCCAAGCAGTTGGGGTTTAGTGTAAAAGTGTTGGAAAACCCCGATCCGGGGTCGCCAGTAGCGATTGCGGTCAAAAAGGGGAATGCAAGTTTATTGCAATCACTGGATTCAAGTCTTAGAGCACTGATTGAAGAAGGTGAAATCGAAAGGTTGTATCTGCAATGGTTCTGA
- a CDS encoding acyltransferase, translating to MKKRFLVLDSFRGLFACCVVVFHLDVLNSVTESTFFRGSSLFVEFFFVLSGFVLTHGFAYKERLPFSKFILSRFFRIFPLHLVMLLVFIGFELGKVFAYQHGFAFNNPPFSDAQAASQILPNLFLFHSLTPYTELLSFNYPSWSISVEMFVYHIFFFTLLVKGFGRGAIWLLLIATMFYLFWVASAWPIDEVKRGLYNFFLGASLYPVYKKFQALNLDYKLASFLELIALVCVVNIVVYQGNYYVRNTIATVIFGFSILVFCFERGVVSKILIKPFFVRLGELSYSIYMIHAALLFCVTSVLMVCQKFLVVEFAPIIEGKRVLDLGSESLNNILVLVIVLLVVWCSRLTYKYIEKPGQQLGRQCIQMFTDTDNNKKIKAWGSLTPKSKY from the coding sequence GTGAAAAAAAGGTTTTTGGTATTAGACAGTTTTCGTGGTCTGTTTGCCTGTTGCGTTGTTGTATTTCATTTAGATGTATTAAATAGCGTTACAGAGTCAACATTCTTTCGAGGCAGCAGTCTATTCGTTGAATTCTTTTTTGTACTCAGCGGTTTTGTGTTAACCCACGGGTTTGCATACAAAGAGCGTTTACCTTTTAGCAAATTTATTCTATCCAGATTCTTTAGGATTTTTCCCCTGCATCTGGTCATGCTGTTGGTGTTTATTGGTTTTGAGTTAGGTAAGGTTTTTGCGTATCAGCATGGCTTTGCTTTCAATAACCCCCCGTTTTCTGATGCACAAGCTGCAAGCCAAATACTGCCAAATCTATTTCTGTTCCATTCGTTGACGCCATATACCGAGTTACTCTCGTTTAATTATCCCTCCTGGAGTATTAGCGTTGAGATGTTTGTATACCATATTTTTTTCTTTACGCTTTTGGTAAAAGGATTTGGGCGGGGTGCTATTTGGTTGTTACTAATAGCCACGATGTTTTATCTGTTTTGGGTGGCGAGTGCATGGCCAATAGATGAAGTTAAGCGAGGTTTATACAATTTTTTTCTTGGAGCTTCGCTTTACCCTGTGTACAAAAAATTTCAGGCATTGAATTTAGACTACAAACTAGCAAGTTTTCTGGAATTAATTGCCCTGGTATGTGTTGTGAATATTGTTGTATATCAAGGAAATTATTACGTCCGAAATACAATTGCTACAGTCATATTTGGTTTTTCAATTCTTGTCTTTTGTTTCGAGCGAGGCGTAGTTTCAAAAATCCTGATTAAGCCATTTTTTGTTCGCCTCGGAGAATTGTCATACTCAATATATATGATTCATGCCGCGCTTTTATTTTGTGTTACCTCGGTATTGATGGTTTGTCAGAAATTTCTGGTTGTGGAGTTTGCTCCGATAATCGAAGGAAAGAGAGTCTTGGATTTAGGGAGTGAAAGCCTGAACAACATACTTGTTTTGGTTATCGTGTTATTAGTGGTGTGGTGTTCCAGATTGACTTATAAGTACATTGAAAAGCCTGGCCAGCAACTCGGGCGACAGTGTATCCAAATGTTTACTGATACGGATAATAATAAAAAAATTAAGGCGTGGGGTAGTTTGACGCCGAAAAGTAAATACTAA